The following are encoded in a window of Hemiscyllium ocellatum isolate sHemOce1 chromosome 35, sHemOce1.pat.X.cur, whole genome shotgun sequence genomic DNA:
- the LOC132832508 gene encoding putative nuclease HARBI1, whose protein sequence is MGALLSLPLGLEDEEEQKDLKLNHGTGIKMGTAVRPEAKARADLKLGGRARQVHGIVARPGPRLIAGPGVRARSRFEPATVFRPGLEPRAGFRVGAALGAGPETGLGAGSSAGIGLSARASSGLIAGQEAAFKCGLQAGGELGTGVRGESVVCAGAGLQAGAGLQLTTGGELGAGSGLGVGPTIRARAGRRQARDQERRPYSRRVFRNRTSYLNLSEEQCVQRLGFSRNAVTELCQLVQEQLQPRTRAWTALPVAVKVTVALNFYTTGSFQAASGLINDITQYAIHCCIRDVTEVLYSKRNQFISFPMETESQEERARGFCQIAGFPRVQGVLDCAHVALRAPYDDPGVYVNRKGFHSVKVQLVCDHQQHVMQVCSRFPGSARHSFILEHSSVPPLFRPEQQVLGWLLGSSSYPLTSWIMTPIRKPQTPCEQRYNQSHASTLATVRQTIALLKHRFRCLSKSGGSLQYSPERVSKFIVVCCMLHNFALLRGQVLAPSGEVDMWEEEPEDEDSSDFAAAIALRQKVMEEAFS, encoded by the coding sequence ATGGGGGCTTTGCTCAGTCTTCCCCTGGGCCTGGAGGATGAGGAGGAACAGAAAGATCTAAAGCTGAATCATGGAACTGGAATTAAGATGGGAACCGCAGTCAGACCTGAAGCAAAAGCTAGAGCAGACCTCAAGCTTGGAGGCAGAGCTAGACAGGTACATGGGATTGTGGCTAGACCTGGGCCGAGACTCATAGCTGGACCTGGAGTAAGAGCCAGATCAAGATTTGAACCTGCAACAGTATTCAGACCTGGACTGGAACCACGTGCAGGATTCAGAGTGGGGGCAGCACTAGGAGCAGGACCTGAAACTGGATTGGGAGCTGGATCCAGTGCTGGGATCGGACTCAGTGCCAGAGCAAGTAGTGGACTTATAGCAGGACAGGAAGCTGCCTTCAAATGTGGACTCCAAGCAGGAGGGGAACTTGGAACAGGAGTTAGAGGAGAATCTGTGGTGTgtgctggtgctggactccagGCAGGAGCTGGGCTCCAACTTACAACAGGAGGGGAACTTGGAGCCGGATCTGGACTTGGAGTGGGACCAACAATTAGAGCAAGAGCAGGCCGGAGACAAGCCAGAGACCAGGAACGCAGACCGTACAGCAGGCGGGTGTTCAGGAATCGTACATCATACCTGAACCTGAGTGAAGAGCAGTGTGTACAGAGACTGGGTTTCAGCAGGAACGCTGTGACTGAACTCTGTCAGTTAGTCCAAGAACAACTCCAACCTCGTACCAGAGCCTGGACTGCACTGCCTGTGGCTGTCAAGGTGACTGTGGCTCTGAATTTCTATACCACCGGCTCATTTCAGGCAGCTAGTGGCCTCATCAATGACATCACACAGTACGCCATCCACTGCTGCATCAGGGATGTAACTGAAGTGTTGTACTCAAAGAGGAACCAATTCATCAGCTTCCCCATGGAGACAGAGAGCCAGGAAGAACGGGCCCGAGGGTTCTGTCAGATAGCAGGCTTCCCTCGGGTACAGGGTGTACTGGACTGTGCACACGTGGCTCTGCGTGCTCCCTATGATGACCCAGGTGTCTATGTTAACAGGAAAGGCTTCCATTCTGTCAAGGTGCAGCTGGTGTGTGACCACCAGCAGCATGTGATGCAGGTCTGTTCCAGATTCCCTGGTAGCGCTCGCCACTCCTTCATCCTGGAACATTCCTCGGTGCCACCTCTCTTCCGGCCTGAGCAGCAGGTATTGGGCTGGCTGCTGGGCAGCTCTAGTTACCCTCTGACCAGCTGGATAATGACCCCCATCAGGAAGCCTCAAACCCCATGTGAACAGCGATACAATCAGAGCCATGCTTCCACCCTGGCTACAGTGAGACAGACCATCGCACTCCTAAAGCACAGATTTCGCTGTCTGTCCAAATCAGGAGGCTCCCTGCAGTACAGTCCTGAGAGAGTCTCCAAGTTCATCGTGGTCTGCTGTATGCTCCATAACTTTGCCTTACTAAGGGGACAGGTGTTGGCACCATCAGGGGAGGTGGATATGTGGGAGGAGGAGCCGGAAGATGAAGACTCATCAGATTTCGCTGCTGCCATTGCCCTTCGtcagaaagtcatggaggaggccTTCAGCTGA